GTGTGGTCTTCTCGTGCCAGCCAGACGGTGCCATATGCTCCGGTGCCAAGCCGGCGCAGCATCGAATAGCCTTCGATTTCCGAAGGAGGATCGTTCCCCTGCAGACTCAGCCGCCGCGCACCTTCGCGCTCGTCATCGTCCTGAACTTCGGTTTGATCGGGGTTGGCCATGATGCTGCTATTCGCGGGGTATTAAGGCGACGATCATACGCTTTGCCGTCCGCGACAGCCACTATCCTTTTGCACCCTATTGTCGTCCACAATCCGTCAGGGTAAACTCGTGCTGGCCGACTTCACCAAACCGCATCCGACTGAGACCCCGCCATGCTTAATCTCACCAGCAACGGAACCGCGCACACGTGCAACGGTGCGACCCGCCGTGACTTTCTGCAAGTGGGAACACTGGGTGCCGCCGGACTGACGATGGCTCAGTACGCTCAGGCCAAGGAAGCGGGAGCCGTTAAGCCGGGGCATGACGAACGTTCGTGCATCATGATCTTCAACCTTGGTGCCCCCAGTCAGCTCGACACGTTCGACATGAAGCCCAATGCACCGTCAGAAGTGCGAGGCCCGTTTAAGCCGATCGATACTACCGGTGACTTTCAGATTTCTGAAATCCTGCCGAAGCACGCAGAGATCGCTGAGCACTTTTCGCTGGTTCGGTCGACTCATCACACCGGTGCTGCGGTCCACGACGCGGGTTGGCAGATGATGCAAACCGGGAGGCAATTCACAGGGGGCGTCGACACGCCCCACGCAGGTGCCGTCCTTAGTTTTCTGAAAGGCCGCCGCACCGACCTTCCTCCGTTTGTTGTGCTGCCCGAAACAATGGGGCGGGGCGGTGGCAACTTGCCAAATGGTCAGGCGGGCGGATTCCTCGGCAAGTCTCACGATCCATTTTCCCTGATGGCTGACCCGTCCAAGCCCGACTTCCAGGTGCCTGACCTGCTGCCGCCCAAAACATTTGGCGAAGCTCGATTGAACCGCCGCCAGAAGCTGCGCGACCTGATCGACGATACCGTGAAGGACTTCGAAGCGACGGAAAACGCGGCTCTGCTGGACGAAAACTTTCAGGCCGCGTATCGCATGATGACCAGCACTCAGGCACGCGATGCGTTCGACCTCTCGAAAGAATCTGATGACACGCGCAAACGCTACGGAATGAATCGTTTTGGTCAGTGTTGCCTTCTTGCGCGCCGGCTTGTGGAAGCGGGTGTTCGCTTTGTCACTGTGAACACATTCCTAACCGTCTTCGACGAAATCACGTGGGACATCCACGGCTCGAAGCCTTTCACATCGATTGACGGTATGAAGAACATCGTGGCCCCGATGTATGATCAGGGCTATTCCGCATTGATCGGCGATCTGCAGCAGCGAGGCATGCTGGACAATACGCTTGTGTGCAACCTCGCCGAATTCGGACGCACTCCCAAAGTGAATCCGGCGGGCGGTCGAGACCACTGGCCTCAATGTTTCACCACCTACTTTGCCGGCGGCGGAGTGAAGGGCGGTCGGGTTGTTGGAGCCAGCGACCCAATCGGAGGCGTTCCCGCCGATCGTCCTGTGTTACCGGGCGACGTTGTCGCGACGATCTTCCACAGCCTGGGCATGAAGCTCGAATCTCACCTCCCCGGCCCCGCCGGTCGCCCGTTCCCGCTGGTCGACTTCGGCCACAGTGAGATTCACGAGTTGTTTTAGCTGCTTCGCTTCGATCTTTGGACGAAGAATAGGCATGTCAGTCGCAACTGCTTGCGGCCTCGCCTCAGTGTCCAAATGGAAAAAGTGTCCGCGCAGAAAAAAGCCCTGCTCCTTAAAAGAGGCAGGGCTTGGTTTACGAGTTCACCGCAGCACGCGGGCCGCTAGTTCTGAACTGTCTGCTGGCCCTTCAGCATTTCTGTGTAGTCCAGTGTGATGTTCAGCAGCTCTTTGTTGTAGAAGTCCTTCGGGAACAGCTCCTTTTCGTCGCCGTTGCCGCTGGCCTTTTTCATCGTTTCCTCTTCTTCTTCACGCTCGCGTTCGATTTCTTCTTCTTCTTTTCGAAGCGTCTCTTCGTGAAGGGAAATCGTTTTGCGGTTCTTGCGAGCCAGATAGCGGCTGATGTTCTGCCGCACCTTTTCGAAGTCAGGATCCGCGCTGACTCGCTGCTGGCTACGTTGAGCCAGTTGCTTTGTCAGGTCCTCGTTTCCGAACGAGGTGAACTGCAAGTACTGGGCTCGTCGAATACGGTCGAATTCCAAAGCGTTGTCCATGGAATCTTCGCCGATGTCGCGGTTGTTCAGAATTGATGGCAGCACGATGTCGGACATCACGCCCTTGTTTTGAGTGCTGTCGCCGTTGACGCGATAGAACTTGCTGATCGTCAGCTTCAGTGCTCCACGCGGCGTTCGTCGCAGGGAAATCGGGCTGGTGACGTTCATAACGTTCTGAACGGTGCCTTTGCCATGAGTTGTACGGTCGCCGACCACGATTCCGCGGCGGTAGTCCTTGATCGCTCCGGCAAAGATTTCAGATGCGGACGCCGACAGACGATTGCAGACAACCACCATTGGCTTACGCCATTGCATGTCCGGGTCTTCGTCGTCGTAGGCTGTGACTGCGTTGTTCGGCTCACGAACCTGCACAACTGGCCCCTTCGGAATGAACAGGCCCGACACTTCGATCGCTTCGCTCAATGCTCCGCCGCCGTTCCAGCGGAGGTCGACAATCAAAGAATCCACGCCCTGCCGTTGAAAATCGGCCAGCACTTTCTTGACGTCGCGACTGGTACTCTTGAAGCTGCCGCCGCGCGATGCTTCCTGGAAGTTTCGGTAGAAGGAAGGAATGTTCAGCACGCCGATTTTGCCAGGACGGCCGTCGATCC
This DNA window, taken from Fuerstiella marisgermanici, encodes the following:
- a CDS encoding DUF1501 domain-containing protein, encoding MLNLTSNGTAHTCNGATRRDFLQVGTLGAAGLTMAQYAQAKEAGAVKPGHDERSCIMIFNLGAPSQLDTFDMKPNAPSEVRGPFKPIDTTGDFQISEILPKHAEIAEHFSLVRSTHHTGAAVHDAGWQMMQTGRQFTGGVDTPHAGAVLSFLKGRRTDLPPFVVLPETMGRGGGNLPNGQAGGFLGKSHDPFSLMADPSKPDFQVPDLLPPKTFGEARLNRRQKLRDLIDDTVKDFEATENAALLDENFQAAYRMMTSTQARDAFDLSKESDDTRKRYGMNRFGQCCLLARRLVEAGVRFVTVNTFLTVFDEITWDIHGSKPFTSIDGMKNIVAPMYDQGYSALIGDLQQRGMLDNTLVCNLAEFGRTPKVNPAGGRDHWPQCFTTYFAGGGVKGGRVVGASDPIGGVPADRPVLPGDVVATIFHSLGMKLESHLPGPAGRPFPLVDFGHSEIHELF